From the Canis lupus baileyi chromosome 37, mCanLup2.hap1, whole genome shotgun sequence genome, one window contains:
- the CDYL gene encoding chromodomain Y-like protein isoform X9, producing MDALTANGTTNIQTSVTGVTAGKRKFIDDRRDQPFDKRLRFSVRQTESAYRYRDIVVRKQDGFTHILLSTKSSENNSLNPEVMKEVQSALSTAAADDSKLVLLSAVGSVFCCGLDFIYFIRRLTDDRKRESTKMAEAIRNFVNTFIQFKKPIIVAVNGPAIGLGASILPLCDVVWANEKAWFQTPYTTFGQSPDGCSTVMFPKIMGGASANEMLLSGRKLTAQEACGKGLVSQVFWPGTFTQEVMVRIKELASCNPVVLEESKALVRCNMKMELEQANERECEVLKKIWGSAQGMDSMLKYLQRKIDEF from the exons ATGGACGCGTTAACAGCCAACGGGACGACCAACATACAGACGTCTGTTACAGGAGTGACAGCCGGGAAAAGGAAATTTATTGACGACAGAAGAGACCAGCCTTTTGACAAGCGGTTGCGTTTCAGTGTGAGGCAAACGGAAAGTGCCTACAGATACAGAGATATTGTCGTCAGGAAGCAGGATGGCTTCACCCACATCTTGTTGTCAACAAAATCATCAGAGAATAACTCCCTAAACCCAGAG GTAATGAAAGAAGTCCAGAGCGCCCTGAGCACGGCCGCCGCCGACGACAGCAAGCTCGTGCTGCTCAGCGCGGTGGGCAGCGTCTTCTGCTGCGGGCtcgactttatttattttatacggCGTTTAACAGAcgacaggaaaagagaaagcacTAAAATGGCAGAAGCTATCAG aaacttCGTGAATACTTTCATTCAGTTTAAGAAGCCTATTATTGTAGCAGTAAATGGCCCAGCCATTGGACTAGGAGCCTCCATATTGCCTCTTTGTGATGTGGTTTGGGCCAATGAAAAGGCTTGGTTTCAGACACCCTATACTACCTTCGGACAGAGTCCAGATGGCTGTTCCACCGTTATGTTTCCCAAGATTATGGGAGGAGCATCT GCAAATGAAATGTTGCTCAGTGGACGGAAGCTGACAGCGCAGGAGGCATGCGGCAAAGGCCTGGTGTCCCAGGTGTTCTGGCCAGGGACCTTCACCCAGGAGGTCATGGTTCGCATCAAGGAGCTCGCCTCCTGTAATCCAGTT GTGCTGGAAGAATCCAAAGCCCTTGTGCGCTGTAACATGAAGATGGAGCTGGAGCAGGCCAACGAGAGGGAGTGTGAAGTGCTGAAGAAGATCTGGGGCTCGGCCCAGGGGATGGACTCCATGCTGAAGTACCTGCAGAGGAAGATTGATGAGTTCTGA